The following coding sequences lie in one Spinacia oleracea cultivar Varoflay chromosome 1, BTI_SOV_V1, whole genome shotgun sequence genomic window:
- the LOC110803325 gene encoding trans-Golgi network-localized SYP41-interacting protein 1 isoform X5, giving the protein MPPVSNANSEKLIALHPEVEFGVSAAAISGFVGDHETVEVSIPAETIPAVPKTASLTELNRQGEDVTNRSFDENSFYLQSVTESRYFEREGNHAHFNQIAVEGYDETNLLEGSGVVDVKSHKDVESNLGDSMENRSMGSGVQSNPLYLVQLAEVLKRLPEGDFRYLIKSREITDQGNFSVPRNGMVALSETIQEQLYLANISKDFFYLQLLEQNDSKTDYNLDEVPALTALLTNVQECNKNLSVELAQCRSELEVAISEKLNFQNMYHYAKEESAESSAKVDELEIKLDDSVTHISSLSADLANSKVLLEASQSEHEKLLKSLESVSEQRKKFEEAMQHYSHENQKLSVDMADSSAQLDTLKQEITNLKVILASVTDERKKFEEEKVLLSHEKEMLLGDLADCRRVILTLQQENSGLNTSLAVLIEESKELKDHEEFLVQEFGRISTELVYYQDKMSMQYQEHVQLEAELREAMSRLEQISEENIVLRSSLEIHKARIAEIDSSQIQLSSVGTGSRTDIQIADTGDSVENFATEDTEAGLPSVSPAAGNGSDATSLSELQSGFSEGTLTLKRYLEEAEKLMQKLEKEVDGMHSHSVSLSRLSGKNTAPGVSKLIQAFETKANSDDHEPEERLSTESVGLLDPYFAAKEQISCLGDVFQALAQNVENVDALIMDESSRCKAAIVACGELEVEVESLKGISCNLEARNIELEVICGVMNQHAHDTEAKKTQLEDLCEVLNRQYADSQLQNIELHRKLTDTQSRITGLQDQLKELRKSSVEVASMILNEFEALQREMREHIYSVEREWNSSFAELVPMVQKLDTVVKSVATYPFPSEVSHDMNIFGRFSVSVTAACEVIQDWKSRLEAHDELSSSYTEVEEKLCVVNEERSFAIGLLQKISADMVNLLNVTVEHFKDSTTCFEENNQQNPLDGSYYEALIAKLCSLLGNILQLKESNNKLSSDLLKKAHDIEELNKRCLDTDTLLKLILDVKEILKVHDTEVNLDEAPVLNLQSLVLLLVQKFKELEEHASSSVNEVNSRVMELDELRGNVELLNSLKIQLENENLVLRASLIQAKDGFDVMQAELLHKVKELEQSEQRVSSVREKLSIAVAKGKGLVVQRDSLKQSLAEMSSELDKCSQELQLKDSRLLEVEEKLKDYSEAGERMEALESELTYIRNSATALRESFFLKDSSLQRIEEILEDLELPDHFHSKDILEKVDWLAKTVAGNSLPPDWDQRSSVGGGSFSDAGFVVTDGGKDDVQPASNLDDDPRRKYEELQTKFYELAEQNDMLEQSLMERNILVQRWEEILDRINTPTQIRSMEPEERIHWLGTAVSEADHHMRSLQQKIENLEDYSESLSNDLEKSQRKIYEVEAVLHEKESALSEADVHTNSLQQKIDNFESYCGSLSTDLKESRRRISELESSLHTVIQDKETLSSSLVTLTSDRDIALHTVEQYELELDSLRKEVVVLQGNLAKNLRNEDQLNQIESDLKRLQSLILDVLQDFETEDESSGVSNIQVLEKMIIKLVNRDREVDAEGQDLKAGVQERTLEHAAKSLMVTDMENEDLYGNDVMDKDDLKSRSGVHEGKNVADLSRELSEALDEIVMLREERDLYLQKNQSTVTELEQLDRRQKELQELLNQEEQKSASLREKLNLAVRKGKSLVQQRDGLKQNIEEMSTEINRLKSMMNGHESSLVESGQKIRDLCLQIEAYKAFEAENLSLKNRLIEVEQQLQQNSHTLSILLSRLGEINTGEGTNAHDPLQKLEGIVNMLSDLQHSAASFELEAKKSKKSAELLLAELNEVQERNDGLQEELEIAQNEISKLSKEKDLVNSAKIEALSHVSKLSGERENQLAELERLKSSVHEVKKVFFDISTVSEDMFAKDLELLHDVKAHMESRLEIGSDPVSAKDHGGLGSVNSRFKDFWSRTSWGNKIPDPIDESADVEVCKVIEQHLQQLKETITDFKERIHSHSMSLRTEAEWLSTAVGTMRNEVASQRSSLESIKDDNIHLESVGKEKDIEGVVLRRSISLLYETCISSILEIENKKAQLVGKNICVEDLRINLPALPTADGMNFSGVVLSSSEESVKSLADKLLVAVRDFVDIGIKGVEGQSKEMKTTISDLQQELQEKDIQRERICRELVSQIKEAESTAANCSRDLQSMTNYTHDLENKLKALGRDRTLLEQRVAELQEECLNSAELGEKVKSLSAVVDAKEQEIEALMQALEEEENQMESVRSEIEELEKTVRQKNIDLENVEASRAKALKKLSVTVSKFDELHHMSEGLLSEIENLQTQLQDRDAEISFLRQEVTRCTNDVLEATKMEKERFSGELNDFLTWLDTNFSCVLKRDAHAVDGNVSHHPEYKEQVQRDITSIISELEDLRLAAQSKDTLLQAERNKMEELLHRKEAIEASLHEKELYINSLQGVGVSGLGTSEIVEVEPVLNKWTPPVPSSQVRSLRKVNNDQVSIAIDTDAGSSGRIEDEEDDKVHGFKSLTTSRFVPRFTRPVSDMIDGLWVSCDRALMRQPAFRLGIMIYWAVLHAFLASFIV; this is encoded by the exons ATGCCTCCAGTATCAAATGCCAACAGCGAAAAATTGATCGCTCTGCATCCTGAGGTGGAGTTTGGTGTTTCTGCTGCTGCAATCAGTGGGTTCGTAGGTGATCATGAAACTGTTGAGGTTTCTATTCCCGCTGAGACAATCCCTGCGGTTCCCAAAACAGCAAGTTTGACGGAACTGAATCGGCAAGGAGAAGATGTGACGAACAGGTCATTTGatgaaaattcattttatttgcaATCTGTGACTGAATCAAGATATTTTGAAAGAGAGGGAAATCATGCTCATTTTAATCAGATAGCTGTTGAAGGGTATGATGAGACTAATTTACTGGAAGGGTCTGGTGTAGTGGATGTTAAAAGTCACAAAGATGTTGAGAGCAATCTTGGAGACTCTATGGAGAACCGATCTATGGGCTCTGGTGTACAAAGCAACCCCTTGTACCTGGTTCAGCTGGCTGAGGTGCTGAAGAGGCTCCCCGAAGGTGATTTTAGGTACTTGATCAAGTCAAGAGAAATAACAGATCAGGGCAACTTTTCTGTGCCCAGGAATGGGATGGTTGCTCTTTCTGAGACAATACAGGAGCAGCTTTATCTAGCAAACATTTCAAAAGACTTTTTTTACTTGCAACTTCTTGAGCAAAATGATTCCAAAACTGATTATAATCTTGATGAAGTACCTGCTCTTACTGCATTGCTTACAAATGTTCAAGAATGTAATAAAAACCTTAGTGTAGAGCTTGCTCAGTGTAGATCTGAACTGGAGGTTGCTATCAGTGAGAAGCTGAATTTTCAGAACATGTATCATTATGCCAAGGAAGAAAGTGCGGAATCTTCTGCCAAAGTTGATGAGCTGGAGATCAAATTGGACGACTCTGTCACGCACATCTCCAGTCTTTCTGCAGATTTGGCAAACTCTAAGGTTTTATTGGAAGCTTCACAGTCGGAGCAtgaaaagctattgaaaagtttAGAATCTGTGTCCGAGCAGCGGAAAAAATTTGAGGAGGCAATGCAACATTATTCtcatgaaaatcaaaaactTTCAGTGGATATGGCTGATAGTAGTGCTCAATTGGACACATTGAAGCAGGAAATTACCAACTTGAAAGTCATTCTTGCTTCTGTTACTGATGAGAGGAAGAAGTTTGAGGAGGAAAAGGTGCTTCTTTCTCATGAAAAGGAGATGCTTTTAGGAGATTTGGCAGATTGCAGGAGAGTGATTCTGACTTTACAGCAAGAAAATTCTGGTTTGAATACAAGCCTTGCAGTCTTGATTGAAGAGAGCAAGGAACTGAAGGACCACGAGGAGTTTCTTGTCCAGGAGTTTGGGAGAATTTCTACTGAACTTGTTTATTACCAAGATAAGATGTCAATGCAATATCAGGAGCATGTCCAGCTTGAGGCTGAACTGAGAGAAGCAATGTCACGTCTTGAACAAATATCTGAGGAAAATATCGTTCTCCGCAGCAGCTTGGAAATTCATAAAGCTAGAATAGCTGAGATTGATAGCAGTCAAATTCAGCTTTCTTCTGTAGGGACTGGATCCAGGACTGATATTCAAATAGCTGATACTGGTGATTCTGTGGAAAATTTTGCAACAGAAGACACTGAAGCTGGATTACCGTCAGTTTCTCCTGCAGCTGGAAATGGCTCTGATGCCACATCCCTTAGTGAGCTGCAATCTGGTTTCAGTGAGGGCACTTTAACACTAAAGCGATATCTGGAGGAGGCTGAGAAATTGATGCAAAAACTTGAAAAGGAAGTTGACGGCATGCATTCCCACTCAGTATCTCTTAGTCGGTTATCTGGTAAAAATACAGCTCCAGGAGTATCGAAACTGATTCAAGCTTTTGAGACCAAAGCTAATAGTGACGACCACGAACCTGAGGAAAGGCTCTCAACTGAAAGTGTGGGGCTTCTTGATCCTTATTTTGCTGCAAAGGAGCAAATAAGTTGTTTGGGAGATGTATTTCAGGCCCTGGCTCAGAATGTTGAAAATGTGGATGCTCTGATCATGGATGAAAGTAGTAGATGTAAAGCTGCTATCGTCGCCTGTGGGGAGCTTGAGGTTGAAGTTGAATCTCTAAAGGGCATCAGTTGTAATCTTGAAGCAAGAAACATTGAGCTGGAAGTAATTTGCGGAGTTATGAATCAACATGCACATGATACTGAAGCAAAGAAAACCCAGCTTGAAGATTTATGTGAAGTCCTAAATAGACAATATGCAGATTCACAGTTGCAGAATATTGAACTTCATAGGAAATTGACTGACACTCAATCTAGAATTACTGGATTGCAGGATCAGCTGAAGGAGTTACGAAAAAGCTCGGTTGAGGTGGCCTCTATGATTCTTAATGAATTCGAAGCTTTGCAAAGGGAAATGAGAGAGCATATATATTCAGTAGAGAGGGAATGGAATTCTTCTTTTGCTGAGTTAGTTCCGATGGTTCAGAAGCTTGATACAGTTGTTAAATCTGTCGCTACGTACCCTTTTCCATCTGAGGTGAGCCATGATATGAATATATTTGGCCGCTTTTCTGTCTCCGTAACTGCTGCCTGTGAAGTGATTCAAGATTGGAAGTCAAGGCTAGAAGCTCATGATGAACTTTCTAGCTCATATACGGAAGTAGAGGAAAAGCTGTGTGTTGTTAATGAAGAACGCAGTTTTGCTATTGGTCTTTTGCAGAAAATTTCTGCTGATATGGTTAATTTGCTGAATGTCACTGTTGAACACTTCAAAGATAGTACAACTTGTTTTGAAGAGAACAACCAACAGAATCCATTGGATGGTAGTTATTATGAGGCTCTTATAGCTAAACTATGTAGTTTGCTTGGTAATATACTGCAGCTTAAGGAGTCAAACAACAAATTATCCTCCGACTTGTTGAAGAAAGCACATGACATCGAGGAACTGAACAAAAGGTGTCTGGACACTGATACATTATTAAAGCTCATTTTGGATGTCAAAGAAATTCTGAAGGTTCATGATACAGAGGTGAATTTAGATGAAGCACCCGTTTTAAATCTACAGTCTttagtgttgttgcttgttcaGAAATTCAAGGAGCTAGAAGAGCATGCCAGCTCATCAGTAAATGAAGTTAACTCTAGGGTGATGGAGCTTGATGAGTTGCGGGGCAATGTGGAGTTGTTGAACTCTTTGAAAATTCAGCTGGAGAATGAAAACCTTGTTCTCAGGGCAAGCTTGATCCAGGCAAAGGATGGCTTTGATGTTATGCAGGCTGAGTTACTGCACAAAGTGAAGGAGCTTGAGCAGTCAGAGCAGCGGGTTTCTTCTGTAAGAGAAAAGCTTAGTATCGCTGTTGCAAAAGGAAAAGGCTTGGTTGTGCAGCGTGACAGTCTTAAGCAATCTTTGGCAGAGATGTCAAGTGAACTTGATAAATGCTCACAGGAGTTGCAGTTGAAAGACTCTAGGCTTCTTGAGGTTGAAGAGAAATTGAAGGACTATTCAGAGGCTGGTGAACGCATGGAAGCTCTAGAATCTGAGCTGACATATATCCGTAACTCCGCAACGGCACTGAGAGAGTCGTTTTTTCTGAAAGATTCTTCCCTTCAGAGGATCGAGGAGATTTTGGAAGATCTGGAGCTGCCAGATCATTTTCACTCTAAAGACATCTTAGAGAAAGTTGATTGGCTAGCCAAAACAGTTGCAGGCAATTCTCTGCCGCCAGATTGGGACCAGAGGAGTTCTGTTGGAGGAGGGTCATTCTCAGATGCTGGCTTTGTTGTTACAGATGGAGGCAAGGATGATGTGCAACCTGCTTCAAATTTGGACGATGATCCAAGAAGAAAATATGAAGAGCTGCAGACAAAATTTTATGAATTGGCTGAACAAAATGACATGCTGGAGCAATCATTGATGGAAAGGAATATTTTGGTGCAGAGATGGGAGGAGATTTTGGATAGAATAAATACACCCACTCAGATACGATCTATGGAGCCTGAAGAAAGGATTCATTGGTTAGGAACTGCCGTGTCAGAGGCCGACCACCACATGAGGTCTCTTCAGCAGAAAATTGAGAACCTTGAGGATTATTCTGAATCACTGTCAAATGATCTAGAAAAATCACAGAGAAAAATATATGAAGTCGAAGCAGTTCTTCATGAGAAGGAAAGCGCACTGTCTGAAGCCGATGTCCACACAAATTCTCTTCAGCAGAAGATTGATAACTTTGAAAGTTATTGCGGGTCACTGTCCACAGACCTAAAAGAATCAAGAAGAAGAATATCTGAGCTTGAATCCTCTCTGCATACAGTAATTCAAGACAAGGAGACTCTTTCAAGTAGCTTGGTGACGTTGACTTCTGATCGTGACATAGCCTTGCACACAGTGGAGCAATATGAGCTTGAGCTGGACAGCTTAAGGAAAGAAGTTGTCGTTTTGCAGGGGAATTTAGCAAAGAACCTTAGAAATGAGGATCAGCTTAACCAGATTGAAAGTGACTTGAAGAGATTACAGAGCTTAATTCTTGATGTGCTTCAGGATTTTGAAACTGAAGATGAGTCCTCTGGTGTCAGTAACATTCAAGTCTTGGAAAAAATGATCATAAAGCTTGTGAATCGTGATAGAGAAGTTGATGCAGAAGGTCAAGATCTTAAAGCAGGCGTTCAGGAGCGCACGTTGGAGCATGCTGCAAAATCATTAATGGTGACAGATATGGAGAATGAGGATCTCTATGGAAATGATGTCATGGATAAAGATGATTTGAAGTCTAGAAGCGGAGTCCATGAGGGGAAAAATGTAGCAGATCTGAGTCGAGAGCTTTCTGAGGCTTTGGATGAAATAGTAATGCttagagaggagagagatttgTACTTGCAGAAGAATCAATCTACGGTGACTGAACTGGAACAATTAGATAGGAGACAGAAGGAACTCCAGGAGCTTCTTAATCAGGAAGAGCAGAAGTCAGCCTCTCTTCGTGAGAAGCTAAATCTTGCGGTTAGAAAAGGCAAGTCACTCGTCCAACAAAGAGACGGTCTAAAGCAGAACATTGAAGAGATGAGTACCGAAATTAATCGATTGAAATCTATGATGAACGGCCATGAATCTTCTCTCGTGGAGTCTGGTCAGAAAATAAGGGACTTGTGTCTCCAGATAGAAGCATACAAAGCATTTGAAGCTGAGAACTTATCCTTGAAAAATCGCCTGATAGAAGTTGAGCAACAGTTACAGCAAAACAGCCATACATTGAGCATACTGCTTAGCAGACTAGGTGAGATCAACACCGGTGAAGGAACTAATGCTCATGATCCACTGCAGAAGTTAGAAGGAATTGTAAATATGTTATCTGATCTACAACACTCTGCCGCATCTTTTGAGCTCGAGGCAAAGAAATCCAAAAAGTCCGCAGAGCTTCTGTTGGCTGAGTTAAATGAAGTTCAGGAAAGGAATGATGGTCTGCAAGAAGAACTGGAAATAGCCCAGAATGAGATCTCAAAACTCTCCAAGGAAAAGGATCTTGTGAATTCAGCCAAAATTGAAGCTCTTTCTCATGTAAGCAAATTAtctggagagagagagaatcaACTTGCTGAACTGGAGAGGTTAAAATCCAGTGTGCATGAAGTGAAAAAAGTCTTTTTTGATATATCTACTGTCAGTGAAGACATGTTCGCAAAGGATTTAGAGCTTCTGCATGATGTGAAGGCACATATGGAGTCTCGCTTGGAAATTGGCTCAGATCCGGTATCTGCAAAAGATCATGGTGGCCTGGGCTCTGTTAATTCCAGATTCAAG GATTTCTGGTCAAGAACTTCATGGGGCAATAAGATCCCTGATCCTATAGATGAGAGTGCTGACGTTGAAGTCTGTAAGGTTATTGAACAGCATCTTCAGCAGCTTAAAGAAACGATTACTGATTTTAAGGAGAGAATACACAGTCATTCAATGTCATTGAGAACGGAGGCTGAGTGGTTATCGACTGCTGTTGGCACCATGCGAAACGAAGTTGCTTCTCAAAGGAGCTCCTTGGAATCTATCAAGGATGACAATATCCATTTGGAATCAGTCGGGAAAGAAAAAGACATCGAGGGAGTTGTATTGCGTAGAAGTATATCTCTTCTTTATGAAACATGCATTAGCTCCATTTTGGAGATTGAAAATAAAAAGGCACAACTGGTTGGAAAGAATATTTGTGTTGAGGATCTGAGAATCAACTTGCCTGCTTTACCTACAGCTGACGGCATGAACTTTAGTGGGGTTGTTCTCTCGTCTTCTGAGGAATCTGTAAAATCTCTAGCTGATAAGCTATTGGTGGCTGTACGAGATTTTGTTGATATCGGAATAAAGGGCGTTGAAGGGCAAAGCAAAGAGATGAAAACTACAATATCAGATTTGCAGCAGGAGCTTCAAGAAAAGGATATCCAAAGGGAACGAATATGCAGGGAGCTTGTTAGCCAAATCAAGGAAGCTGAATCTACTGCAGCAAATTGTTCTCGTGATCTTCAATCAATGACGAATTATACTCATGATTTGGAGAACAAGCTGAAAGCACTAGGCAGAGACAGGACTTTGTTGGAACAAAGGGTTGCTGAATTACAGGAGGAATGTCTCAATTCGGCTGAGTTAGGGGAAAAGGTTAAGTCATTGTCTGCTGTGGTAGATGCTAAAGAACAAG AAATTGAAGCTCTGATGCAAGCACTAGAGGAGGAGGAGAATCAGATGGAATCCGTGAGAAGTGAGATTGAAGAGCTGGAAAAAACAGTGCGGCAGAAGAATATAGATTTGGAGAATGTAGAGGCTTCTCGTGCTAAGGCCCTTAAGAAGCTCTCTGTTACTGTGAGCAAGTTTGATGAGCTGCACCATATGTCCGAAGGTCTTCTCTCTGAAATTGAAAATCTTCAAACACAGTTGCAAGACCGAGATGCAGAAATTTCCTTCTTAAGGCAAGAGGTCACTAGATGCACTAATGATGTCTTAGAAGCGACAAAGATGGAAAAAGAACGATTTTCTGGTGAACTTAATGATTTTTTGACTTGGTTGGATACAAACTTCTCTTGTGTTCTGAAACGTGACGCCCATGCTGTTGATGGGAATGTCAGTCATCATCCTGAATACAAGGAGCAAGTTCAGAGAGACATAACATCCATAATATCCGAACTGGAAGACTTGCGGCTTGCAGCACAAAGTAAGGATACACTTCTACAAGCAGAACGGAATAAGATGGAAGAGTTATTACACAGAAAAGAGGCTATTGAAGCATCGCTACATGAGAAGGAGCTATATATAAATTCCCTCCAGGGTGTTGGGGTCTCTGGATTAGGAACCTCTGAAATCGTCGAGGTTGAACCAGTG TTGAACAAATGGACACCACCAGTTCCTTCTTCTCAAGTCCGGAGTTTACGCAAAGTGAACAATGACCAAGTGTCTATTGCTATTGATACAGATGCTGGAAGTTCTGGTAGAATCGAGGATGAAGAAGATGATAAAG TCCATGGCTTCAAATCACTTACAACATCGAGGTTTGTCCCAAGATTCACAAGGCCTGTCAGTGATATGATTGATGGTCTATG GGTTTCTTGTGACCGAGCACTAATGCGGCAACCTGCTTTTCGCCTCGGCATCATGATTTATTGGGCTGTATTGCATGCATTTCTAGCCTCATTCATAGTTTGA